DNA sequence from the Actinacidiphila yeochonensis CN732 genome:
GTCCCCCGTCTCACCGGCCGGCCGCTGCCGCCGCACGGGGACGAACCCCGACTCATACCCGCAACCGGGGCGGTGGAACCGCCGCAGCCCGCTGTGAGTCCTCCCTGGTGTTCGCTCTCCCGACCCGGCCACCACTAGGGTGTGAGGCTGTGAGGATCTCCCGGACGTGCGCGCGTCGTCGGCGTACCCCCGAGAACGTGGGAGGCTGCGCGTGCGCGAGTACCTGCTGACCCTGTTTATCGCCGCCGCGGTCACGTACCTGCTGACCGGACCGGTGCGGAAGTTCGCCATCGCCGCCGGCGCGATGCCACCCATCCGCGACCGTGACGTGCACCGCGAACCGACCCCCCGGCTGGGCGGCATCGCGATGTTCGGCGGCCTGTGCGCCGGCCTGGTGGTCGCCGCGCACCTGACCAACCTCTCGTCGGTCTTCACGCTCTCGAACGAGCCGCGCGCGCTGCTGTCCGGTGCCGGCCTGATCTGGCTGCTCGGCGTGCTCGACGACAAGTGGGGCGTGGACGCGCTGGTCAAGCTCGGCGTCCAGATGATCGCCGCGGGCGTCATGGTCTTCCAGGGCCTGGCGATCCTGTGGATCCCGGTGCCCGGCATCGGCACGGTGGCCCTCACCCCGGTGCAGTCCACGCTGCTGACCGTCGCGCTGGTGGTCATCACCATCAACGCCGTGAACTTCGTCGACGGCCTCGACGGCCTGGCCGCCGGCATGGTCTGCATCGCCTCGGTCGCGTTCTTCATGTACGCCTACCGCATGTGGTACGGCTACGGCATCGAGGCCGCCGCCCCCGCGACGCTCTTCTCCGCGATCCTCATCGGGATGTGCCTGGGCTTCCTGCCGCACAACATCCACCCCGCGCGGATCTTCATGGGCGACTCCGGCTCCATGCTGATCGGCCTGGTGCTCTCCTCGGCCGCGATCTCCATCACCGGCCAGGTCGACCCGGACGCCATCACGTCGTTCACCGGGTCCACCAAGCAGACCGTCCACTTCATGGTCCCGGTCTACATGCCGCTGCTGCTGCCGCTGACCATGATCGCCATCCCGGCCGCCGACCTGGTGCTGGCCATCGTGCGCCGGACCTGGCGGGGCCAGTCGCCGTTCGCCGCCGACCGCGGCCACCTGCACCACCGGCTGCTGGAGATCGGGCACTCGCACAGCCGGGCCGTCATGATCATGTACTTCTGGGCCGCGCTGATCGCCTTCGCCTCGGTGGCGTTCTCGGTCAGCTCCTCCAGCCTGTGGATCGTGCTGGTGATCGTCGCGCTCAGCGCCGTCGGGCTGGTGGTGCTGCTGCTGCCGGCCTTCCGGCCGCACGCCCCGCGCTGGGCCGAGTCCGTTGTGCCGCCCCGCTACCGGCGCCGCCGGCGCCGGCTGGCCGCCGCCGCGGCCGCCGCGGAGCGGGAGATGCGCGCCGCCGACCCGGCCGACCGGCCCGCGCTCAACGGCGCCACCGCCGTCGGCGACCGCCCGCGGCTGCCCGAACACCGCGCCACCGGAACGCGGGTGGACTCCGGCCGGTGACGGTGGCCTGACCGGGCGTGCCCGACGGTGTGCCCACGGTGGCCCCTTGGTGACGTACTGTCCCATCTGCTGCCGTTCTGCCGTACATTGGGCGGCGTGTCGCTACCCCCCGCGTGTGACAGGCGGCACATCTCCATGGTAAAGACCGCATCAAATACTTTGTGATAGCGTTCACGAAAGCAGGGAAGCCGCCGAAAGACCGCCAGAAACATGGTCTTCCGGCGTGTGGCGCACCCTCGCCCCCGTCCCCCGCTCGTCTCCGACGACTCCGCTCGCCGTACCGCTCGCCCCAACTCCCGCCGGAGGAGCCGCCCCATGCAGCCCAACGACGCCCGGATCCTCCGGGGCTCAGCCCTGGTGGCCGCGCCCGTCGGCGCCGTCGCCGTCATCGCCAGCGCTGTCCTCGCGGGCAGCCACGGGCTGATCGGCGGACTGGTCGCGGTTGCTGTCGTGGGTGTGTTCTTCGCCGGCGGCTCCTATGCGCTGATGCGGATCACCGAGAACCGGCCCCAGGTCGCCATGACCGCGGGAATGCTGGTCTACGCCGTGCAGATCCTGCTCATCGGCGTCTTCATCGTCGCCTTCAACGGCACCAGCGCCTTCAGCGGGCGTGCCTTCGGGCTGAGCCTGCTGGTCACCGCGCTGGCATGGGTGGGCGGCCAGGTCAAGCAGAGTCTGACCAGCCGCATGCTCTACGTCGATCCCGAACCCTCGGTCCCTGCCCTGAAGCGGGAGGCGGACGCGGTCGGGACGGGGTCGCGCGATGCGACGTGACGGAGAGCCCCCGCTCCCCGGAGCGGCGTGGCGGCTCCGCGAAGGAGCATGTAAGGGCAGGGTAAATCGCTTTCCCGCTGGTCTGCTATCGTCCGAAGTCGCATCCGGACGTGAGGGCCCCTCGCTAGCGCAGAGGGTCATGCCCCCGCGCCCTGCGGTGTATTCGGAACCGGAACCGCACGCGCGGCACGGAGGACGGATGCCCGTGCGGCGGTGCGGGCTCCCCGTGGACCACGCAGGCCTCGCCACGCCCCGCCCGCAGTGCCGAACAGCGGCCCCACCAGCCGCGCTGACACACAAGGTTGCCGTTACTTATGCGTCACGACGAAGGAGTCACGGGTGAGTGCCCACACGCTGCTCGCTGAGGCTGGATGCCACATCCAGCACGACTGCGCATTCCCCGCTCCGGGCCTCAACTCGTTCGACTTCAAGCCGCTCTTCAGCATCGGCAGCTTCGACTTCACGAAGCCCATGCTGCTCGCGATCATCGCCATGCTGATCGTGGTGGGCTTCTTCTGGGCCGCGTTCAACAAGCCCAAGCTGGTGCCGGGCAAGCTGCAGCTGGTCGGTGAGATCGGCTACACGTTCGTCGCGCGCAGCATCGCCCGCGAAGTGATCGGCAAGAAGGGCGACAAGTACGTCCCCTTCCTCTGCTCGATCTTCTTCTTCGTGTGGTTCATGAACATCATGTCGATCATCCCGGTCGCGCAGTTCCCGCCCACGTCGCGGTTCGCGTTCCCGGTGGGCCTGGCGGCCCTGGTCTTCATCACGTACATGTACCTGACGTTCAAGACCCACGGCTTCCGGGGCGGCATCAAGAACCTGGTCTGGATCGAGGGGCTCCCGAAGCCCCTGGTGCCGCTGATCGTGGTGCTGGAGTTCATCCAGAACGTGATCACCCGCCCGTTCACCCTGGCGGTCCGGCTCTGGGCGAACATGTTCGCCGGGCACATGCTGATCGTCATGTTCAGCGTCGCCAGCTGGTACCTGCTGACCCCGTCGGTGCTCACCGCGGTGGCCGGCGGATCGTTCGCACTGGCGATCTTCATGACCGCCTTCGAGCTGCTGATCCAGTTCCTCCAGGCGTACATCTTCACGCTGCTCGCCTCGATCTACATCCAGGGCGCGCTCGAAGAGGGCCACTGACCCCGGGCCGGCCCCGGCGTCAACAGCCCGACCCGCACCACCACCCACAAACATCCGCTGGGAAGCCCCCCGGCGGACCGCATCACGAAGGAAGACGAAATGTCTGCCGAGCTCGTTAACCTCGCCGCCGCCACCACCGCCGGCCGCCTGGGCGCGGTCGCCTACGGCCTCGCCGCCATCGGCCCCGGCGTGGGCATCGGTCTGGTCTTCGGACACTCCATCGAGGCCATGGCCCGCCAGCCCGAGGCGATGCCGGTCATCCGCACCAACATGTTCCTCGGCTTCGCGCTCTGCGAGGTCCTCGCGCTGCTCGGCCTGGTCGTCCCCTTCATCTTCCAGAAGTGACCTGGACCGCCAACCAGTAGCCACTCGACGAAAGGTTCAGACATGATGACCTTCCTTGCGGAGGAGGGGGCGCAGAACCCGCTCATCCCCGACACCGCGGAACTGGTTGTCGGCCTGCTCTGCTTCTTCATCGTCTTCGGCCTCCTCGGTAAGAAGCTCCTGCCGAACATCCAGAAGACCCTGGCGGAGCGGCATGACGCGATCGAGGGTGGCCTGGAGCGGGCGGAGAAGGCGCAGGCCGAGGCCAACCGCACGCTTGAGGAGTACAAGGCCCAGCTCGCCGAAGCCCGTCACGAGGCGGCCCGGATCACCGAGCAGGCCCGGGAGCAGGGCGCGCAGATCATCACCGAGATGCGCGAGGAGGGCCAGCGCCAGCGGGACGCGATCGTCACCGCGGGCCACGCCCAGATCGAGGCGGACCGCCGCCAGGTGACCACCGCGCTGCGGCAGGAGGTCGGCCGGCTGGCCACCGACCTGGCCGGACGCGTGGTGGGCGAGTCGCTCCAGGACTCGGCACGGCAGAGCCGGGTCATCGACCGGTTCCTGGACGGGCTTGAGGACAGCGCCGCGTCCGCGGAGGCCGCGCGATGAACGGCGCGAGCCGGGACGCGCTGGCCGGCGCCCGCGAGCGGCTGGACGCGTTGACGGAGAGCACCTCCGTCGACGTGACCGCGCTCGCCGGCGAGCTGGCCTCGGTGACTGCGCTGCTCGACCGCGAGAGCGGTCTGCGCCGCGCGCTGACCGACCCGGCCCAGCCCGCCGAGGGCAAGGCCGAGCTGGTCCGGCGGCTGCTGGGCGGCCAGGTCAGCGGCGAGGCCGCCGACCTGGTGGCCGGCATGGCCCGGTCCCGCTGGTCGCGGTCGCGTGACCTGGCCGACGCCCTGGAGGAGCTGGCCGACACGGCCGACCTGATCGCCGCCCAGCGGGCCGGCGGTCTGGACGACGTCGAGGACGAGCTCTTCCGGTTCGGCCGGATCGCAGCGGGCAGCACCGAGCTGCGCGCCGCGCTCCACGACCGGACGGCTCCGGCCACGTCCAAGTCCGAGCTGCTGCACGGGCTGCTCGGCGGGCGCGTCCACCCGGTGACGGAACGGCTGGTCGTCAGGCTGGTCGGCGCGCCGCGAGGACGTAGCCTGGAGGGCGGGATCGAGTCCCTGTCCAAGCTGGCGGCGGCCCGCCGTGGCAGGACCGTCGCGGAGGTCGTCTCGGCGGTCCCGCTCGACGACCGGCAGAAGCAGCGCCTGGGCGACGCCCTGGCCAGGATCTACGGCCGTCCGGTGCACCTCAACATCGACGTGGACCCCTCGGTCCTCGGCGGACTGCGGGTGCGGGTGGGCGACGAGGTCATCAACGGTTCCATCGCCGATCGGCTCGAAGAGGCCGCGCGGCGGATGGCCGGCTGACAGCCGCCAACTCAACAAGCATGAATGCGGCCCGAGTTGGGCCGTGAGGAATACAGGGCCCAACAAGGAGAGCAGGGAACCCAGATGGCGGAGCTCACGATCCGGCCGGAGGAGATCCGGGACGCGCTGGAGACGTTCGTCCAGTCGTACCAGCCGGACGCCGCCTCGCGCGAGGAGGTCGGCACGGTCAGCGTTGCCGGAGACGGCATCGCGAAGGTCGAGGGACTGCCCTCGGCCATGGCGAACGAGCTGCTGAAGTTCGAGGACGGCACCCTCGGCCTCGCCCTCAACCTCGAAGAGCGCGAGATCGGTGCGATCATCCTCGGCGAGTTCGACGGCATCGAGGAAGGCCAGCCTGTCCAGCGGACCGGCGAGGTGCTGTCCGTCGCCGTCGGTGAGGGCTACCTCGGCCGGGTCGTCGACCCGCTGGGCAACCCGATCGACGGACTCGGCGAGATCGAGACCGAGGGCCGCCGCGCCCTCGAACTGCAGGCGCCCACCGTCATGCAGCGCAAGTCGGTGCACGAGCCGATGCAGACCGGCCTGAAGGCCGTCGACGCCATGACCCCGATCGGCCGCGGTCAGCGCCAGCTGATCATCGGCGACCGGCAGACCGGCAAGACCGCCCTCGCGGTCGACACGATCATCAACCAGCGTGACAACTGGCAGTCCGGCGACCCGAGCAAGCAGGTGCGCTGCATCTACGTCGCCATCGGCCAGAAGGGCTCCACCATCGCGGGCGTGCGCGCCTCGCTGGAGGAGGCCGGCGCGCTGGAGTACACGACGATCGTCGCCGCCCCGGCCTCCGACCCGGCCGGCTTCAAGTACCTCGCCCCCTACACCGGTTCGGCCATCGGTCAGCACTGGATGTACCAGGGCAAGCACGTCCTCATCGTCTTCGACGACCTGAGCAAGCAGGCCGACGCCTACCGCGCCGTCTCGCTGCTGCTGCGCCGTCCGCCGGGCCGCGAGGCCTACCCGGGCGACGTCTTCTACCTGCACTCCCGTCTGCTGGAGCGCTGCGCGAAGCTGTCGGACGACCTGGGCTCCGGCTCCATGACCGGCCTGCCGATCGTGGAGACCAAGGCCAACGACGTGTCGGCGTTCATCCCGACCAACGTCATCTCCATCACCGACGGCCAGTGCTTCCTGGAGTCCGACCTGTTCAACGCCGGCCAGCGCCCGGCCCTGAACGTCGGTATCTCGGTCTCCCGCGTCGGCGGCTCGGCCCAGATCAAGGCCATGAAGAGCGTCTCCGGCCGGCTGAAGCTGGACCTCGCCCAGTACCGCGAGCTGGAGGCGTTCGCTGCCTTCGGTTCCGACCTGGACGCGGCCTCCAAGGCGCAGCTGGAGCGCGGCCAGCGCATGATGGAGCTGGTCAAGCAGGGCCAGTACGCCCCGTTCCCGATCGAGGACCAGGTCGTCTCCATCTGGGCCGGCACCACCGGCAAGCTGGACGACGTCCCGGTCGAGGACATCCGCCGCTTCGAGCGCGAGCTCCTCGACTACCTGCACCGCGAGCACAAGGCGCTGCTCACGGGCATCGTCGAGACGGGCAAGCTGGAGGACGGCACGATCGACGCGCTGACCGGGGCGGTGGCTGCGTTCAAGAAGCAGTTCGAGACCTCCTCGGGCGCGCTGCTGGTCGAGGGCTGATCGCATGGGCGCACAGATTCGGGTCTACAAGCGCCGGATCAGGTCCGTCACCGCCACGAAGAAGATCACCAAGGCGATGGAGATGATCGCGGCCTCGCGGATCATCAAGGCCCAGCGCCAGGTGGCGGCCTCGTCCCCGTACTCCGACGAGCTGACGCGCGCGGTGACCGCCGTCGCGACCGGCTCCAACACCAAGCACGCGCTCACCACCGAGGCGGAGAACCCGACCCGGGCCGCGGTACTGGTCATCACCAGCGACCGCGGTCTGGCGGGCGGCTACTCCTCCAACGCCATCAAGACCGCGGAGCGGCTCACCGAGCGGCTGCGCGGCGAGGGCAAGGAGGTCGACTCCTACCTGGTGGGCCGCAAGGCGGTGGCGTACTTCGCCTTCCGCGAGCGCAAGGTCGCCGGGTCGTGGACCGGGTTCTCGGACAACCCGAGCTACGCCGACGCGAAGAAGGTGTCCGCGCCGCTGATCGAGGCGGTGCTGGCCGACTCCGAGCAGGGCGGGGTGGACGAGATCCACATCGTCTTCACCGAGTTCGTCTCGATGATGACGCAGAACCCGGTCGACCGGCGGCTGCTGCCGCTCGCTCTCAAGGAGCGGCCGCAGGACGAGGAGGGCGGCGGCCCGGCGAAGGCCGAGGCGCTGCCGCTGTTCGAGTTCGAGCCGTCGGCGGAGGGCGTGCTGGACGCGCTGCTGCCGCGGTTCGTCGAGAGCCGCGTCTACAACGCCATGTTGCAGGCGGCCGCGTCCGAGCACGCGGCCCGCCGCCGGGCGATGAAGTCCGCGACGGACAACGCCGAGGACCTCATCAAGTCGCTGACGCGGCTTGCCAACGCGGCCCGACAGGCCGACATCACCCAGGAAATCAGCGAGATCGTCGGTGGCGCGAGCGCCCTCGCCGACGCGAGCGCGGGGAGTGACTGACCACAATGACCACCACTGCTGAAACGGCCACGGCCACGGGCCGCGTCGCCCGGGTCATCGGCCCGGTCGTCGACGTGGAGTTCCCCGTCGACGCGATGCCGGAGATCTACAACGCCCTCCACGTCGACGTCATCGACCCGGCGGCGGACGGCGCGACCAAGACGCTGACGCTGGAGGTCGCGCAGCACCTCGGCGACGGCGTCGTGCGCGCCATCTCCATGCAGCCCACCGACGGTCTGGTCCGCCAGGCCGTGGTGACCAACACCGGCGACGGCATCACCGTGCCCGTCGGCGACGTCACCAAGGGCCGTGTCTTCAACACCCTCGGCCAGATCCTCAACGAGCCCGAGGCCGAGTCCGAGGTCACCGAGCGCTGGGCGATCCACCGCAAGGCGCCGAAGTTCGACGACCTCGAGTCGAAGACCGAGATGTTCGAGACCGGCCTGAAGGTCGTCGACCTGCTGACCCCGTACGTCAAGGGCGGCAAGATCGGCCTCTTCGGCGGCGCCGGCGTCGGCAAGACCGTGCTGATCCAGGAAATGATCATGCGTGTCGCCAAGCTGCACGAGGGCGTCTCCGTCTTCGCCGGCGTGGGTGAGCGCACTCGTGAGGGCAACGACCTCATCGAGGAGATGGCGGAGTCCGGCGTTCTCCCGCAGACCGCGCTGGTCTTCGGCCAGATGGACGAGCCCCCGGGCACCCGTCTGCGGGTCGCGCTGGCCGGTCTGACCATGGCGGAGTACTTCCGCGATGTGCAGAAGCAGGACGTGCTGTTCTTCATCGACAACATCTTCCGCTTCACGCAGGCCGGTTCCGAGGTCTCCACGCTGCTCGGCCGCATGCCGTCCGCGGTGGGCTACCAGCCGAACCTGGCCGACGAGATGGGTCTGCTCCAGGAGCGGATCACGTCGACCCGTGGCCACTCGATCACCTCCATGCAGGCGATCTACGTGCCCGCGGACGACCTGACCGACCCGGCGCCGGCGACCACCTTCGCCCACCTCGACGCGACGACCGTGCTCTCGCGGCCGATCTCGGAGAAGGGCATCTACCCGGCCGTGGACCCGCTGGACTCCACGTCCCGCATCCTGGACCCGCGCTACATCACGCAGGAGCACTACGACACCGCCTCGCGGGTCAAGGGAATCCTGCAGAAGTACAAGGACCTCCAGGACATCATCTCCATCCTGGGCATCGACGAGCTCGGCGAGGAGGACAAGCTCACCGTCTTCCGCGCCCGCCGCATCGAGCGCTTCCTGTCGCAGAACACCCACGCGGCGAAGCAGTTCACCGGTGTCGACGGCTCGGACGTCTCGCTGGACGAGTCCATCACGGCGTTCAACGCGATCGCCGACGGCGAGTACGACCACTTCCCGGAGCAGGCGTTCTTCATGTGCGGTGGCCTGGACGACCTCAAGGCCAACGCCAAGAAGCTCGGCGTCAGCTGACGCAGGGCACTCGCTGAGCAGGGGAGCGGCCCGGCCCGCCCCGGTTCGCCGGGGCGCCGGTCCGGCTCCCCTGCTCGCACCCCTTATTCTTTGTTCTACGCATCCCCGCAGGCGGTGGGTGCCAACCCGAGGAGCCGTCTTGGCCGATCTTCACGTCGAGCTGGTCGCCGCGGACCGCAACGTCTGGTCCGGCGAGGCCCACCTGGTCGTCGCCCGCACCAAGTCGGGTGACATCGGCATCATGGCCAACCACGAGCCGGTGCTCGGGGTGCTCCGGTCCGGTCCGGTGACCATCCGCACCAGCGACGGCGGCACGGTGGTCGCCGCGGTGCACGGCGGGTTCATCTCCTTCTCGGACAACAAGCTGTCCATCCTCGCCGAGATCGCGGAACTCGCCGAGGAGATCGACACCGAGCGGGCCGAGCGCGCGCTCCAGGCGGCCAAGACCGCCGACGACCCGGGTGCCCAGCGCCGCGCCGAGGTGCGGCTGTCGGCCGCCGCCGGAGCCCACTGACCGCTCCTCCCGCCGGGCCCGCAGGGTCCGGCGCCGAGCGGGTGACACCCGCACGCAGCAGGACCCGCAGGACCAACGGTGCCGCGGACCGCCCTTTTCGGCGGTCCGCGGCACCGGCACAGCAAGAGCAGCAGCCATTCCTAGGCGAGGAGGTCGACGGACGTGATCCTCGCTCTCGAAGTGGTCGGCGGGGTGCTCCTCGCCGTGGTGCTGGGGCTCTTCCTCTTCGGGCTGCGCCGCCGGCTGATCCAGCGCCCGGGCGGCACCTTCGACTGCAGCCTGCGGCCCGCCCCGCCCGAGGAGGCCGAGGCCGGCGCGGTCGGCACGGCCGGCGGCCGCGGCTGGGTGTACGGGGTGGCCCGCTACAGCGGTGACCGCGTCGAGTGGTTCCGCGTCTTCTCCTACGGCTTCCGGCCCCGCCGGGTGCTGGAGCGCCCCGCCATCGAGGTGCTGGGGCGGCGGCAGCCGCAGGGCTCGGAGGAGCTGGCGCTGCTGTCCGACGCGGTGGTGCTGGTCTGCGCGCACCGGGGGGTGCGGCTGGAGCTGGCGATGAGCGACGACGCGCTGACCGGTTTCCTCGCCTGGCTGGAGGCGGCGCCGCCCGGCCAGCGCGTCAACGTGGCGTGAGCCCGCGCCGGGCCGGGCTCGCCCGGCCCAGCTCGGTGGCTTGACGGTCCGGGCGGCTCGGGCGGTCCGGTGGCTCCACCGTCCGGGCGGCTCGGGCGCCTCGGTGGCTCAGCGGTTCTCGCCGGGCACCCACAACACGTCGCCGCGCTCCTTGTTGGCCGTGCGCGCCAGGATGAACAGCAGGTCCGACAGCCGGTTCAGGTAGGTCGCGGTGAGCGCGTTCATCGTCGTGCCGTGCTCCTCCAACGCCGCCCACGTCGAGCGCTCCGCCCGCCGCACCACCGTGGTGGCCTGGTGCAGCAGCGCCGCGCCCGGGGTGCCGCCGGGCAGGATGAAGCTGCGCAGCTTCTCCAGATCGGCCAGGAAACGGTCGCAGTCCGCCTCCAGACGGTCCACGTAGGACTGCTCCACCCGCAGCGGCGGGTACTTCGGGTCCGGCGCCACAGGGGTGGCCAGGTCCGCGCCCACGTCGAAGAGGTCGTTCTGCACCCGGGTCAGTACGGCCGCCAGCGGCTCGGACAGCCCGCCCAGCGCGAGGGCCGTGCCGATGACGGCGTTCGCCTCGTTGACGTCGGCGTAGGCGGCGATGCGGGTGTCGGTCTTCGCGGTGCGGCTCATGTCGCCGAGCGCGGTCGTGCCGTCGTCGCCGGTGCGGGTGTAGATGCGGGTGAGGTTGACCATGCGGCGAGCCTACCCAGGAGCCTTGCCCTGCCCGCCCGACGCCGCGCGCCCGCGACCCCTGCCACCGCGCGACGCCGCGCGCCCGCCAGCCCTCGACGCCGCGCGCCCGCGGCCGTGTGCCCGGCTGCCGCGTGCCCGCTTCGGTGCCGCGGGGCCCGATTCCCCGCCCCCCGCACGGTCGTTGCCGGGGCCCCGCCCGGCGCCGCGGTCCGGCCCGCCACCCTCGGTGCGACCAAGGACACACGGTGACGCGGCCGACATGATGCTGCGCACGGCGTGGAACGGGCGCTATCGTCCGGCAGACGCCCCAACTACCCCGACGGAGAGGTGTGTGCCGTGGCGAAGAAGCTCGCCGTCATCGGAGCCGGACTGATGGGCTCCGGCATCGCTCAGGTGTCCGCACAGGCGGGCTACGAGGTGGTGCTGCGCGATGTCACGGACGAGGCGCTCGCCCGCGGCCGGGACGCGATCGCCGCGTCCTACCGGAAGTTCACCGAGAAGGGCCGGATGACCGGGGAGGACGCGGAGGCCGCGCTCGCCCGGATCACCACCACCACCGACCTCGACGCCGTCGCCGACGCGGACCTGGTGGTGGAGGCGGTGTTCGAGCAGGTCGAGGTGAAGCGGGAGATCTTCCGCACCCTGGACGGCCTGGTCCGCGACGACGCCGTCCTCGCCTCCAACACCTCCGCCATCCCCATCACGAAGATCGCCGCGGCCACCGCCAGCCCCGAACGGGTGGTGGGCACCCACTTCTTCTCGCCGGTGCCGCTGATGCAGCTGTGCGAGCTGGTCCGCGGCCTCAAGACCAGCGACGAGACCCTCGCCCGCGCACGGGAGTTCGCCGAGTCCACCGGCAAGACCTGCGTCGTCGTCAACCGCGACGTGGCCGGCTTCGTCACCACCCGGCTGATCTCCGCGCTCGTCGTCGAGGCGGTCAAGCTGTACGAGTCCGGGGTGGCCAGCGCCGAGGACATCGACACCGCCTGCAGGCTCGGCTTCGGCCACGCCATGGGTCCGCTCGCCACCGCCGACCTGACCGGCGTCGACATCCTGCTGCACGCCACCGGCAACATCTACACCGAGTCGCAGGACGAGAAGTTCGCCCCGCCGGAGCTGATGCGCCGGATGGTGGACGCGGGCGCCATCGGCCGCAAGAGCGGCGAGGGCTTCTACCGCTACCCGTAGCCCGTCCGCGCGTCAGACCGAAAGCCACTGAAAGCCACTGAAAGCCATTGAAAGACACTGAAAGCCGAACGCACCAATCCGATCACCCTTGAGGGTGAATTCGGTATCGGTTCCCTCACAGACGGCAACTTCTGTATACGACGGGCCGTCAGTTGTGTGAAGACAGAACGGGTCCATGCCGTTCGGGAGACGGCGTACACACCAGCACTGTCCGGGGAGTGACTATGCACATCAGGGGCGACCACGCCGAGCTGGTCGTCGGGGGGCGCCTCGACGTCCGCAGCGCGGCGGACGCCCGTACGGCCCTGCACACCGCCGTCGACTCCGGCGCCGGCGACCTCGTACTGAACCTGACCGAGCTGGACTCGTGGGATGCGACCGGCCTCGGCGTCATCATGGGTGCCCACCGGCGGGCCGGCCGGGCCAACCGGCGGCTGGTGCTGCGCG
Encoded proteins:
- a CDS encoding cob(I)yrinic acid a,c-diamide adenosyltransferase — its product is MVNLTRIYTRTGDDGTTALGDMSRTAKTDTRIAAYADVNEANAVIGTALALGGLSEPLAAVLTRVQNDLFDVGADLATPVAPDPKYPPLRVEQSYVDRLEADCDRFLADLEKLRSFILPGGTPGAALLHQATTVVRRAERSTWAALEEHGTTMNALTATYLNRLSDLLFILARTANKERGDVLWVPGENR
- a CDS encoding STAS domain-containing protein, producing MHIRGDHAELVVGGRLDVRSAADARTALHTAVDSGAGDLVLNLTELDSWDATGLGVIMGAHRRAGRANRRLVLRGVPPQMQRLLVATRLHRILAIEP
- a CDS encoding 3-hydroxyacyl-CoA dehydrogenase family protein translates to MAKKLAVIGAGLMGSGIAQVSAQAGYEVVLRDVTDEALARGRDAIAASYRKFTEKGRMTGEDAEAALARITTTTDLDAVADADLVVEAVFEQVEVKREIFRTLDGLVRDDAVLASNTSAIPITKIAAATASPERVVGTHFFSPVPLMQLCELVRGLKTSDETLARAREFAESTGKTCVVVNRDVAGFVTTRLISALVVEAVKLYESGVASAEDIDTACRLGFGHAMGPLATADLTGVDILLHATGNIYTESQDEKFAPPELMRRMVDAGAIGRKSGEGFYRYP
- a CDS encoding DUF2550 domain-containing protein translates to MILALEVVGGVLLAVVLGLFLFGLRRRLIQRPGGTFDCSLRPAPPEEAEAGAVGTAGGRGWVYGVARYSGDRVEWFRVFSYGFRPRRVLERPAIEVLGRRQPQGSEELALLSDAVVLVCAHRGVRLELAMSDDALTGFLAWLEAAPPGQRVNVA